Part of the Saccharomonospora amisosensis genome is shown below.
TCCACCACCTGCGAGCTGACCTTCGGCCAGCACGGAACGCCCGCTAAGGGCTGGCTGCTGGGCGAGGTGCATGACGGCATCGCACAGATGTTCCAGGTGATCGAGTACGCCAGGATGATGGTCGGTACCAAGGCCATCGCGACGCTGTCCACCGGCTACCTCAACGCGCTGGAGTACGCCAAGGAGCGGGTACAGGGCGCCGACCTCACGCAGATGCTGGACAAGACCGCGCCTCGCGTGACGATCACCCACCACCCCGATGTGCGCCGGTCGCTGATGACGCAGAAGGCCTACGCGGAAGGCCTGCGTGCGGTGTACCTCTACACCGCGTCGTTGCAGGACCAGATCTGGACCGGTGAGGGTGACGAGGAGTCGCAGGAGCTGGCGGAGCGGGTCAACGACCTGCTACTGCCCATCGTCAAGGGCGTCGGCTCCGAGCGCGCCACCGAACAACTCGTGCAGTCACTGCAGACGCTCGGCGGCTCCGGGTTCCTGCAGGACTACCCGATCGAGCAGTACATCCGCGACTCCAAGATCGACTCGCTGTACGAGGGCACCACGGCCATCCAGTCGATGGACTTCTTCTTCCGCAAGATCGTCCGCGACAAGGGAAAGGCCCTCACCTACCTTGCCGGTGAGATCACGAAGTTCATCGAGTCCGAGGCGGGTAACGGCAGGCTGAAGAACGAGCGCGCGTTGCTCAAGCAGGCACTCGACGACGTGCAGGGCATGCTCGGCGCGATGATCGGCTACCTGACCGCGTCGCAGGACGACCCGAAGAGTGTCTACAAGGTCGGGCAGCACACCGTGAGGCTGCTCATGTCCGCGGGTGATCTGCTCGTCGGGTGGCAACTGCTGCGGCAGGCCGAGGTGGCGATGACCAAGCTCGACGCCGACCCCGCCGCGAAGGATGTGCCGTTCTACCAGGGCAAGGTGGCCGTGGCGACGTTCTTCGCCAAGAACGTGCTGCCCGAACTCACCGCCCGCAGGGCCATCGTCGAGGCCGCCGACAACGACCTGATGGAGATCGACGAAGCGGCGTTCTGACGTCCGCGAACCGAATGCCGAGGCCGCCGGGGTTGGTCTACCCCGGCGGCCTCGGCATTATGGGAGTGATTACGGCCCCGCCGTCCGGGTAACCCGATCAGGTCGTTACCGGCGAACAGGAGTGAAGCAATGGCTGTCACGGGGATAATTTCGGCGATCCTGATCGGGCTCATAATCGGCGCGCTCGCCCGGCTGGTTCTCCCCGGCAAGCAAGGGATCCCTATCTGGCTGACCATCCTTGTGGGGATCGGTGCGGCGTTCCTCGGCACCGCCATAGCTCGCGGACTCGGTTACGCGGACACAAGCGGCTGGGACTGGTTGGAGTTCCTGACCCAACTCGTCGTCGCGGCCATCGGGGTGTCGATAGCCGCTGGCGTCTACCCGAAGAAGAGCGTCCGAAGGTAGCTGGAACAGACCGGTGGCGGAGGTGCCCACGCACCTCCGCCACCGCGTTTTCGGACCTCAACGGACGCAGAACTCGGGGGCTGGAGCGGGGGACTCGCGGGCGGGAGCGGGGGACTCGCGGGCGGCGCGGACCCTCGGGTTACAGGTACAGGCCCGTGCCG
Proteins encoded:
- a CDS encoding acyl-CoA dehydrogenase, which codes for MGHYKSNVRDLEFNLFEVLGVQERLGKGVLAESDADTARGVLTELNNLAVGPLAESFVDADRNPPVYDPKTFSATLPESFKKSYQALWDGEWWRIGLTNELGGFGLPPTVQWAASELILGANPALFMYMAGPNFAMILDKNGTEEQKRWARIMIERAWGATMVLTEPDAGSDVGAGRTKAVLQEDGSWHLDGVKRFITSADQDMTENIMHLALARPEGPGIEPKPGTKGLSLFLVPKFHFDTETGELGERNGAFVTNVEHKMGLKVSTTCELTFGQHGTPAKGWLLGEVHDGIAQMFQVIEYARMMVGTKAIATLSTGYLNALEYAKERVQGADLTQMLDKTAPRVTITHHPDVRRSLMTQKAYAEGLRAVYLYTASLQDQIWTGEGDEESQELAERVNDLLLPIVKGVGSERATEQLVQSLQTLGGSGFLQDYPIEQYIRDSKIDSLYEGTTAIQSMDFFFRKIVRDKGKALTYLAGEITKFIESEAGNGRLKNERALLKQALDDVQGMLGAMIGYLTASQDDPKSVYKVGQHTVRLLMSAGDLLVGWQLLRQAEVAMTKLDADPAAKDVPFYQGKVAVATFFAKNVLPELTARRAIVEAADNDLMEIDEAAF
- a CDS encoding GlsB/YeaQ/YmgE family stress response membrane protein translates to MAVTGIISAILIGLIIGALARLVLPGKQGIPIWLTILVGIGAAFLGTAIARGLGYADTSGWDWLEFLTQLVVAAIGVSIAAGVYPKKSVRR